From one Pseudactinotalea sp. HY158 genomic stretch:
- a CDS encoding alpha/beta hydrolase — protein MAAVQEARPDVLGEDWARRTIRLAPDGADEPPVATLVHRAEHRAGDRAGRPRASCAVLYVHGFVDYFFQVHHARTWERAGYDFFALDLRDYGRSIRPGRRPNWITDLGAYDEELDAALGWIRSAGYAHVLLAGHSTGGLVASLYAHDHPRGVDGLVLNSPWLDLNEPWPVRHVASPLICAIAPVAPLLPLRPLGRAYGESLHISTGGEWDYNLNWKPLEGFGVAAGWFRAIRRGHARIRRGLSIDVPVLVATSGARGSNTDPTPADLDGTDTVLSPPQMWRRARGLGRDVTVVRIAGGRHDLTLSRPRARNRFDRQLTGWLAGRFAIAHGRPPFVPE, from the coding sequence ATGGCAGCTGTGCAGGAGGCCCGGCCGGACGTCCTGGGCGAGGACTGGGCGAGGCGCACGATCCGGCTCGCGCCCGACGGCGCCGACGAGCCGCCGGTCGCCACCCTCGTGCACCGGGCCGAACACCGGGCGGGCGACCGGGCCGGTCGGCCGCGGGCATCGTGCGCGGTGCTGTACGTGCACGGGTTCGTCGACTACTTCTTCCAGGTTCATCACGCCCGCACGTGGGAGCGGGCGGGCTATGACTTCTTCGCGCTCGACCTGCGTGACTACGGCCGCTCGATCCGGCCCGGGCGGCGACCGAATTGGATCACCGACCTGGGCGCCTACGACGAGGAGCTCGACGCCGCGCTCGGGTGGATCCGGAGCGCCGGCTACGCCCACGTGCTCCTCGCGGGGCATTCCACCGGTGGCCTCGTCGCGAGCCTGTACGCCCACGATCATCCCCGCGGGGTCGACGGCCTGGTCCTCAACAGCCCGTGGCTCGACCTGAACGAGCCGTGGCCGGTTCGGCACGTGGCCAGTCCGCTCATCTGTGCGATCGCCCCGGTCGCACCGCTCCTGCCGCTGCGCCCGCTCGGCCGGGCCTATGGGGAATCACTCCATATCTCGACCGGCGGCGAATGGGATTACAACCTGAATTGGAAACCCCTCGAGGGTTTCGGGGTGGCGGCCGGCTGGTTCCGGGCGATCCGGCGCGGGCACGCCCGAATCCGGCGGGGTCTGTCGATCGACGTGCCGGTGCTCGTGGCCACCTCGGGTGCGCGGGGCAGCAACACCGATCCGACCCCGGCCGACCTCGACGGCACCGACACCGTGCTCTCGCCGCCGCAGATGTGGCGGCGCGCCCGCGGGCTGGGACGGGACGTGACCGTCGTTCGGATCGCGGGCGGCCGGCACGATCTGACCCTGTCGAGACCCCGCGCCCGGAACAG
- a CDS encoding O-succinylhomoserine sulfhydrylase translates to MSEPRPRCSLPGGLDPATYAARGGLERTGFAEMSEPIFLTQGFVYDRAADAAAAFAGDLPRYIYSRDANPTVAAFEERLRLIEGAGACTATASGMSAIHACLNALLRPGSRVVAAQELFGTTFAMLEGLFADWGVRTDYVTGADLDEWRTALAEPADVVILETPSNPMNTIVDLPAVAELAHAAGATVVVDNVMATPILQRPLELGADVVVYSTTKHIDGQGRVIGGAILGTADFINGPVEDFIHTTGPTLSAFNGWVLLKGLETLPLRVRAMADAALELAEWLEGRPGVRAVHYPFLPSHPQHDLARRLMSGGGTVVTFDLGIDDDDPAVATERTFAFMDALQVIDISNNLGDVKSIVTHPSTTTHRKLGPEVRAANGIGATTIRFSVGLEAPADLIADLDQALTAAGLQD, encoded by the coding sequence ATGAGCGAACCACGCCCCCGATGTTCCCTGCCAGGCGGGCTCGACCCGGCCACCTACGCCGCCCGGGGCGGCCTCGAGCGCACCGGATTCGCCGAGATGTCCGAGCCCATCTTCCTGACCCAGGGCTTCGTGTACGACCGTGCGGCCGACGCGGCCGCGGCCTTCGCCGGTGACCTGCCGCGCTATATCTACTCCCGCGATGCGAACCCCACGGTCGCCGCCTTCGAGGAACGGCTGCGCCTCATCGAGGGGGCCGGCGCGTGCACCGCCACCGCGAGCGGGATGAGCGCGATCCACGCCTGCCTCAACGCGCTCCTGCGGCCCGGATCCCGCGTGGTCGCCGCCCAGGAGCTCTTCGGCACCACCTTCGCGATGCTCGAGGGACTCTTCGCGGACTGGGGCGTGCGCACCGACTACGTCACCGGCGCCGACCTCGACGAATGGCGGACCGCACTCGCCGAGCCGGCGGACGTCGTCATCCTCGAGACCCCCTCGAATCCGATGAACACGATCGTCGACCTGCCGGCCGTGGCGGAACTCGCCCACGCGGCCGGGGCGACGGTCGTGGTCGACAACGTCATGGCCACGCCGATCCTGCAGCGCCCCCTCGAGCTCGGCGCCGACGTCGTGGTCTACTCCACCACCAAGCACATCGACGGGCAGGGCCGGGTCATCGGCGGCGCGATCCTCGGCACCGCGGACTTCATCAACGGCCCGGTCGAGGACTTCATCCACACGACCGGCCCGACCCTGAGCGCGTTCAACGGCTGGGTGCTCCTCAAGGGGCTGGAGACGCTGCCGCTGCGCGTGCGCGCGATGGCCGATGCGGCGCTCGAACTCGCCGAGTGGCTCGAGGGCCGGCCGGGGGTGCGGGCCGTGCACTACCCGTTCCTGCCCTCCCATCCACAGCACGACCTCGCGCGCCGGCTCATGAGCGGCGGGGGCACGGTCGTCACCTTCGACCTGGGTATCGACGACGACGACCCCGCCGTGGCCACGGAACGCACCTTCGCCTTCATGGACGCACTGCAGGTGATCGACATCTCCAACAACCTCGGCGACGTCAAGTCGATCGTCACCCACCCGAGTACGACGACCCACCGCAAGCTCGGGCCCGAGGTCCGCGCCGCGAACGGCATCGGGGCGACGACGATCCGATTCTCGGTCGGACTCGAGGCGCCGGCCGACCTGATCGCCGACCTGGACCAGGCGCTCACCGCCGCCGGCCTGCAGGACTGA
- a CDS encoding SDR family NAD(P)-dependent oxidoreductase: MSSERPTAVITGGSRGIGRATGERLAHAGYDLVLLSRDEARLAESAAYLATSGVTVRHAAVDLADDRALVAAVAGLGLDRVDALVHAAGIVHTGQLPRTTTEEFRLAFDVNVTAVASLTRELLPALKAARGRVVMLNSGSGKRANGPNTPIYVATKFALNGLAESLRHEFRPHGIIVSTVAPGRVDTDMQHELVAGLGETYDAASYLSASDVAAAIVHVLTQPGEIDYLSIRPPARG; this comes from the coding sequence ATGTCGAGCGAGCGACCCACGGCCGTCATCACCGGAGGCAGCCGCGGCATCGGCCGGGCCACGGGTGAGCGACTCGCGCATGCCGGGTACGACCTCGTGCTGCTCTCCCGCGACGAGGCCCGGCTCGCCGAGTCCGCCGCATACCTGGCCACGAGCGGCGTCACGGTGCGCCACGCGGCGGTCGACCTGGCCGACGACCGGGCGCTCGTGGCGGCCGTGGCGGGCCTCGGCCTCGACCGCGTCGACGCCCTCGTGCACGCCGCCGGGATCGTTCACACCGGCCAACTGCCCCGGACCACCACCGAGGAGTTCCGGCTGGCCTTCGACGTGAACGTCACCGCCGTCGCCTCGCTCACCCGCGAACTCCTGCCCGCGCTCAAGGCGGCCCGCGGGCGGGTGGTCATGCTCAACTCCGGTTCGGGCAAGCGCGCCAACGGGCCGAACACCCCGATCTACGTGGCCACGAAATTCGCGCTCAACGGCCTGGCCGAGTCATTGCGGCACGAGTTCCGCCCGCATGGGATCATCGTCTCCACCGTCGCGCCCGGCCGGGTCGACACCGACATGCAGCACGAGCTCGTCGCCGGTCTCGGGGAGACCTACGACGCCGCGAGCTACCTCTCCGCGAGCGACGTGGCCGCCGCGATCGTCCACGTGCTCACCCAGCCGGGCGAGATCGACTACCTCTCGATCCGCCCGCCCGCGCGCGGCTGA
- the upp gene encoding uracil phosphoribosyltransferase, with the protein MRLHVADHPLIAHKLSVLRDETTPSPVFRNLTDELVTLLAYEATRGIRTETIDVRTPVTMTTGTKLAEPRPIVVPILRAGLGMLDGMTRLLPTAEVGFLGLQRDEDTLEAITYANRLPDDLAGRQCFVLDPMLATGGTLAAAIAYLLERGARDVTCVTLLCAPEGLAALESAVTADADVTIVTASVDEGLDENAYIVPGLGDAGDRLYGIVD; encoded by the coding sequence ATGCGCCTGCACGTCGCCGACCACCCGCTCATCGCCCACAAGCTCTCCGTGCTCCGGGACGAGACCACCCCCTCGCCCGTGTTCCGCAACCTCACCGACGAGCTCGTGACCCTGCTCGCCTACGAGGCCACCCGCGGAATCCGCACCGAGACGATCGACGTGCGCACCCCCGTGACCATGACCACCGGCACGAAGCTCGCCGAGCCGCGCCCGATCGTCGTGCCGATCCTGCGCGCCGGCCTCGGGATGCTCGACGGCATGACCCGCCTCCTGCCCACGGCCGAGGTCGGCTTCCTCGGGCTGCAGCGCGACGAGGACACGCTCGAGGCGATCACCTACGCCAACCGGCTCCCCGACGATCTCGCGGGCCGGCAGTGCTTCGTGCTCGACCCGATGCTCGCCACCGGCGGAACGCTCGCCGCCGCGATCGCCTACCTGCTCGAGCGCGGCGCCCGCGACGTCACGTGCGTCACCCTGCTGTGCGCGCCCGAGGGGCTGGCCGCGCTCGAGTCCGCCGTGACCGCCGACGCCGACGTCACGATCGTCACCGCCTCGGTCGACGAGGGTCTCGACGAGAACGCGTACATCGTGCCGGGCCTGGGGGACGCGGGCGACCGGCTGTACGGCATCGTCGATTAG
- the tadA gene encoding tRNA adenosine(34) deaminase TadA — MDDDAAMVLAISQARLAAAGGDVPIGAVVLDEAGQVIATGHNRRELDGDPTAHAELLALRAAGMRRGRWHLGGCTLVVTLEPCTMCAGAMVLARLDRVVFGAWDPKTGAAGSMRDVTGDGLLNHRVAVTGGVRGEETGAMLREFFAARRRSRSSAGA, encoded by the coding sequence ATGGACGACGACGCGGCCATGGTTCTGGCCATCTCCCAGGCGCGACTCGCCGCCGCCGGGGGAGACGTGCCGATCGGCGCGGTCGTGCTCGACGAGGCCGGGCAGGTGATCGCCACCGGGCACAACCGGCGCGAGCTCGACGGCGACCCGACGGCGCACGCCGAACTGCTCGCGCTGCGGGCGGCCGGGATGCGGCGCGGCCGGTGGCACCTGGGCGGGTGCACGCTCGTGGTCACCCTCGAGCCGTGCACGATGTGCGCCGGGGCGATGGTGCTCGCCCGGCTCGACCGGGTGGTCTTCGGCGCATGGGATCCGAAGACGGGCGCGGCCGGATCGATGCGGGACGTGACCGGCGACGGGCTGCTCAACCACCGGGTGGCCGTGACCGGCGGGGTGCGGGGGGAGGAGACCGGGGCGATGCTGCGGGAGTTCTTCGCCGCCCGGCGCCGCTCGCGCAGCAGCGCCGGCGCCTGA
- a CDS encoding Sir2 family NAD-dependent protein deacetylase gives MDSVTSSTAVIDLLRGTPFTVLTGAGLSTDSGIPDYRGPSARPRTPMTYQQFVSDEAFRRHYWARNHVGYRHMRSVEPNEGHRVLARLEARGLATGVITQNVDLLHERAGSNRVIDLHGRSDTVICLDCGTRISRAHMQVRLDLANPGFDVAVSDVEIAPDADAVLTQTEDFVVPPCAVCGGMLKPDVVYFGENVPKQRVADAYALVDRGGAFLALGTSLAVMSGLRFVRHAVRHGIAVAIVNRGETRGDELATVKLEAGTTPTLLELEAALAG, from the coding sequence ATTGATTCAGTGACCTCCTCGACCGCCGTCATCGACCTGCTCCGCGGCACCCCCTTCACGGTGCTCACGGGTGCCGGGCTCTCGACGGACTCCGGGATCCCGGACTACCGCGGGCCGTCCGCGCGCCCGCGAACCCCCATGACCTATCAACAGTTCGTCTCCGACGAGGCGTTCCGGCGGCACTACTGGGCGCGCAACCACGTGGGCTACCGGCACATGCGGTCCGTCGAACCGAACGAGGGCCATCGCGTGCTCGCCCGGCTCGAGGCCCGCGGCCTGGCGACCGGGGTCATCACGCAGAACGTCGACCTGCTGCACGAGCGGGCCGGGTCGAACCGCGTGATCGACCTGCACGGCCGGTCCGACACGGTCATCTGCCTCGACTGCGGCACCCGCATCTCCCGCGCGCACATGCAGGTGCGCCTCGACCTCGCCAACCCGGGCTTCGACGTCGCCGTGTCCGATGTCGAGATCGCCCCCGACGCCGACGCCGTGCTCACCCAGACCGAGGACTTCGTGGTGCCGCCGTGCGCGGTGTGCGGCGGCATGCTCAAGCCCGACGTCGTCTACTTCGGCGAGAACGTGCCCAAGCAGCGGGTGGCGGACGCGTATGCGCTCGTCGACCGGGGCGGCGCGTTCCTGGCGCTCGGCACGTCGCTGGCGGTGATGAGCGGCCTGCGGTTCGTGCGCCACGCCGTCCGGCACGGGATTGCGGTGGCCATCGTCAACCGGGGTGAGACCCGGGGCGACGAGCTCGCCACGGTCAAGCTCGAGGCCGGCACGACGCCCACCCTGCTCGAACTCGAGGCCGCCCTGGCCGGCTGA
- a CDS encoding GH92 family glycosyl hydrolase: MRRRTTAGPRGVWAGLIAAAMVAVPIGAASAAPAADPAAGDYVADPASLVNTFIGSKDDGNTFPGASLPHGMVQLSPDTGHYVGYNWDQSEIRGFSLTHPQGVGCGLGGDLPILGTTGALDSTDNRDYASSFSHDSESAEPGYYSVRLDDYDVTAEVTATVRTGTQRYTYDGDEGHVLVNAGQALHQVLSSEVRIVDDSTIEATIVGQGFCQDTEPYTLYTVTSFDRPAQASGTWAGDSFSDGSTESVTEGRNGAFFTFDTSADDTVEVTTAISWVDMDGARANLAAEGGPTFDETRAAAFETWNERLSQVAIRGGSDEDQRTFYSSLYRALMSPNTGSDVDGRYTGWDQQIHTAEAFTYYQTWSLWDTYRTQQQLLALLEPEESADMALSILRVAEQGGWLPRWGYATVETNIMTGDPVTPFLVSAFHQGLLAGHEEEAYAALVNNADNVPPADSPFNGRAANEFYLEHGYVPHDPTAAKKPGDFDLHHGGSASLEYALADAMLATMATDLGHDADAARYAARGQNYRNIFDPRTGSFRARGTDGMFIGDPDPAKSPGFHEGTASQYTWLVQQDVPGLIDLLGGAAATNERLDGFFAYDQVLEDPATTARDVWVNGPYDYYNQDKYNPQNEPNFHAPYIYLWSGQPWKTTDVVHAALTLYTDAPNGVTGNDDMGTMSSWHVLSAMGLFPIMPGTDYWGLTSPVFEEVSIDLDETYYPGGDLRITADGTDPANRYIQDVDLSGSTLDRAYITGEDIRAGATIDFTVGSEPSDWAVTNPPPAVDEAAPVGDHLTAGVSPASSAVAQNEETTIDLTVSVVATGAGTIEGTVEVELDEALTGPAEPVAWSAVSNHLPMTSEVTVPITVPADAAPGRYPVAVTVTDGRGLVATGEVRIDVVAPTGLEPYFNHVGIGDDGEANADFDGSGWYYSRQALADAGIVQGATHELPGTGLSYALGLAAAGEPDNIAATGQTLDVAGILEGASRLSFVGAGAHGDQQGSAVLGFDDGSTRTVDLLLTDWCSGEPAGDNTLAVRTAYRGAGDGTDTVSCGLWATAPIDLPTESELTSITLPDADRLHIFALAHDGRPVVELIEVTPADVVFTDEPGSGEDTMTVPDTEGVAYLVDGEVLTPGTHPASGAVTVTARALDGYVLADGATSTWTHEFSDAEEPTDEPTDEPTDEPTEEPTDEPTDEPTEEPTDEPTDEPTGEPTGEPTDEPTGEPTGEPTGEPTGEPTGVPTGDPAPTDGDVPAETLPSTGAPIGIATAIAVLLACCGAVLIGRRRRA; the protein is encoded by the coding sequence ATGAGACGCCGAACCACTGCCGGTCCGCGTGGAGTCTGGGCCGGGCTGATCGCCGCCGCCATGGTGGCCGTCCCGATCGGCGCGGCGAGCGCCGCGCCGGCCGCGGATCCCGCGGCCGGGGACTACGTGGCCGATCCCGCCTCGCTCGTCAACACGTTCATCGGGAGCAAGGACGACGGGAACACGTTCCCGGGAGCGTCCCTGCCCCATGGGATGGTGCAGCTCTCCCCCGACACGGGTCACTACGTCGGATACAACTGGGACCAGAGCGAGATCCGCGGCTTCTCGCTCACCCACCCGCAGGGGGTGGGCTGCGGACTCGGAGGTGATCTGCCGATCCTCGGCACCACGGGCGCGCTGGACTCGACGGACAATCGGGACTACGCCTCGTCCTTCAGCCACGACTCCGAGTCGGCCGAGCCCGGCTATTACAGCGTGCGCCTCGACGACTACGACGTCACCGCGGAGGTGACGGCGACGGTTCGCACCGGCACGCAGCGCTACACCTACGACGGCGACGAGGGCCATGTGCTCGTCAACGCGGGCCAGGCGCTCCACCAGGTCCTCTCCTCCGAGGTGAGGATCGTCGACGACTCCACCATCGAGGCGACCATCGTGGGTCAGGGGTTCTGCCAGGACACCGAGCCGTACACCCTCTACACCGTGACCTCCTTCGACCGCCCCGCCCAGGCGAGCGGCACGTGGGCGGGCGACTCGTTCAGCGACGGGAGCACGGAGTCCGTGACCGAGGGCAGGAACGGGGCGTTCTTCACCTTCGACACGAGCGCGGACGACACGGTCGAGGTGACGACCGCCATCTCCTGGGTCGACATGGACGGCGCCCGAGCCAACCTCGCCGCGGAGGGCGGGCCGACCTTCGACGAGACCCGCGCGGCCGCCTTCGAGACGTGGAACGAACGACTCTCGCAGGTCGCGATCCGCGGCGGCTCCGACGAGGACCAGCGCACGTTCTACTCCTCGCTCTACCGGGCCCTCATGTCGCCCAACACGGGCTCGGACGTCGACGGCCGCTACACCGGCTGGGATCAGCAGATCCACACCGCCGAGGCCTTCACCTACTACCAGACCTGGTCGCTGTGGGACACCTACCGCACCCAGCAGCAGCTGCTCGCGCTCCTCGAGCCCGAGGAGTCCGCCGACATGGCGCTGTCGATCCTTCGCGTGGCCGAGCAGGGCGGCTGGCTGCCGCGATGGGGCTACGCGACCGTCGAGACGAACATCATGACGGGCGACCCGGTCACCCCGTTCCTCGTGAGCGCCTTCCACCAGGGCCTGCTCGCCGGGCACGAGGAGGAGGCCTACGCGGCGCTGGTGAACAACGCCGACAACGTTCCGCCCGCGGACTCGCCCTTCAACGGCCGCGCCGCGAACGAGTTCTACCTCGAGCACGGGTACGTCCCGCACGACCCGACCGCGGCGAAGAAGCCCGGCGACTTCGACCTGCACCACGGCGGCTCCGCCTCGCTCGAATACGCCCTCGCGGATGCGATGCTCGCGACGATGGCGACCGACCTCGGTCACGACGCCGACGCCGCGCGGTATGCCGCGCGCGGCCAGAACTACCGCAACATCTTCGATCCGCGCACCGGCTCCTTCCGGGCCCGCGGCACCGACGGGATGTTCATCGGCGACCCCGACCCGGCGAAGTCGCCCGGGTTCCACGAGGGCACCGCCTCCCAGTACACCTGGCTCGTGCAGCAGGACGTGCCGGGCCTGATCGACCTGCTCGGAGGGGCGGCGGCGACCAACGAGCGTCTCGACGGCTTCTTCGCGTACGACCAGGTGCTCGAGGATCCGGCGACGACCGCCCGCGACGTGTGGGTCAACGGGCCGTACGACTACTACAACCAGGACAAGTACAACCCGCAGAACGAGCCCAACTTCCACGCCCCCTACATCTACCTGTGGAGCGGCCAGCCGTGGAAGACGACCGATGTCGTGCACGCCGCGCTCACCCTCTACACCGACGCGCCCAACGGCGTCACCGGGAACGACGACATGGGCACGATGTCGTCCTGGCACGTGCTCTCGGCCATGGGGCTCTTCCCGATCATGCCCGGAACCGACTACTGGGGGCTCACCTCGCCGGTGTTCGAGGAGGTGAGCATCGATCTGGACGAGACGTACTACCCGGGCGGGGACCTGCGGATCACGGCCGATGGCACCGATCCGGCGAATCGCTACATCCAGGACGTCGACCTGTCCGGCTCGACCTTGGACCGCGCCTACATCACGGGCGAGGACATCCGCGCCGGCGCCACGATCGACTTCACGGTCGGCTCCGAGCCGTCCGACTGGGCGGTGACCAACCCGCCGCCCGCCGTCGATGAGGCGGCCCCGGTGGGCGATCACCTCACCGCGGGGGTCTCACCCGCGAGCAGCGCCGTCGCTCAGAACGAGGAGACGACGATCGACCTGACCGTCTCGGTGGTCGCCACCGGAGCGGGCACGATCGAGGGCACGGTCGAGGTCGAACTCGACGAGGCGCTCACCGGTCCGGCGGAGCCCGTGGCCTGGTCCGCGGTCTCGAATCACCTGCCCATGACCAGCGAGGTCACGGTGCCCATCACGGTTCCCGCCGACGCGGCCCCGGGCCGGTATCCCGTCGCGGTCACGGTGACCGACGGTCGCGGCCTGGTCGCGACCGGTGAGGTACGGATCGACGTCGTGGCCCCGACGGGGTTGGAGCCCTACTTCAACCACGTGGGCATCGGTGACGACGGCGAGGCGAACGCGGACTTCGACGGTTCGGGCTGGTACTACTCCCGCCAGGCCCTCGCGGACGCCGGCATCGTCCAGGGCGCGACACACGAGCTCCCGGGCACCGGGCTGTCGTACGCCCTCGGGCTCGCGGCCGCCGGGGAGCCCGACAACATCGCCGCGACGGGCCAGACGCTCGACGTCGCAGGCATCCTCGAGGGCGCCTCCCGGCTCTCGTTCGTGGGCGCCGGTGCGCACGGGGATCAGCAGGGCTCGGCGGTCCTCGGCTTCGACGACGGCAGCACCCGGACGGTCGACCTGCTGCTGACCGACTGGTGCTCGGGTGAGCCCGCCGGCGACAACACGCTCGCCGTGCGGACCGCCTACCGGGGCGCCGGCGACGGCACCGACACCGTCTCCTGCGGTCTCTGGGCCACCGCCCCGATCGACCTTCCCACGGAGTCGGAACTCACCTCGATCACCCTTCCGGACGCGGATCGGTTGCACATCTTCGCGCTCGCGCACGATGGGCGGCCGGTGGTGGAGCTCATCGAGGTGACCCCCGCCGACGTGGTCTTCACCGACGAACCGGGCAGTGGCGAGGACACGATGACCGTCCCCGACACCGAGGGCGTGGCCTACCTCGTCGACGGCGAGGTGCTCACCCCCGGCACGCATCCGGCATCGGGCGCCGTCACGGTGACCGCCCGGGCCCTGGACGGGTACGTGCTCGCGGACGGGGCCACGAGCACGTGGACCCACGAGTTCAGCGACGCCGAGGAGCCGACCGACGAACCGACGGACGAGCCCACGGACGAACCGACGGAGGAGCCCACCGACGAGCCGACCGACGAACCGACGGAGGAGCCCACCGACGAACCGACCGACGAACCGACCGGCGAACCGACCGGCGAACCGACCGACGAACCGACCGGCGAGCCGACCGGCGAGCCGACGGGCGAACCGACCGGTGAGCCCACGGGAGTGCCGACCGGTGATCCCGCGCCGACGGATGGCGACGTTCCCGCCGAGACGCTCCCCAGCACCGGCGCGCCGATCGGCATCGCGACTGCGATCGCCGTGCTGCTCGCGTGCTGCGGCGCGGTGCTGATCGGGCGGCGCCGGCGGGCGTAG
- a CDS encoding ferritin: MKMSAELETLFNAQITLEFEASMVYRQLAIRVSEMDLSGASAWLRHQADEEIVHANKFIDHLDDRGNYPRIGDIAQPPDVRGASMLEIFQAALAHEEKVSAAIRKLALSAEDAGDLDSRPILNWFFSEQIEEESTVREIISRIELAGDDGAGLLKIDEQLGRRPSESTENTEPL; encoded by the coding sequence ATGAAGATGTCAGCGGAGTTGGAAACACTGTTCAACGCGCAGATCACGCTGGAGTTCGAGGCATCGATGGTGTACCGCCAGCTCGCGATCCGGGTGTCCGAGATGGACCTGAGCGGTGCATCCGCCTGGCTCCGCCACCAGGCGGACGAGGAGATCGTGCACGCGAACAAGTTCATCGATCACCTCGACGACCGCGGGAACTACCCCCGGATCGGCGACATCGCCCAGCCGCCCGACGTGCGCGGGGCCTCCATGCTCGAGATCTTCCAGGCCGCGCTCGCGCACGAGGAGAAGGTCTCGGCGGCGATCCGCAAGCTCGCGCTCTCGGCGGAGGACGCGGGCGATCTGGACTCCCGACCGATCCTCAACTGGTTCTTCTCCGAGCAGATCGAGGAGGAGTCCACGGTGCGCGAGATCATCAGCCGCATCGAGCTCGCCGGCGACGACGGCGCCGGGCTGCTCAAGATCGACGAGCAACTCGGTCGGCGCCCGAGCGAGAGCACCGAGAACACCGAGCCCCTCTGA